Proteins co-encoded in one Cucurbita pepo subsp. pepo cultivar mu-cu-16 chromosome LG15, ASM280686v2, whole genome shotgun sequence genomic window:
- the LOC111776428 gene encoding uncharacterized protein LOC111776428: MDSFAANSKKSFHIRSNSLPSKPHPVVDEVNEHLCRLKASETTSSSSSLCQKLDGLQDLHDCIDKLLLLPLTHQAIVDNQSVNDLLEGSLKVLDVCALAKDVLSQMKESAHELESTLRRRRGDDIVGDVQKYLNSRKMIKKAIHKTLKGMERPSFQKSDESSEIVSLLKEAEAITCNSLESLLSFVAGPKVPSKMGRWSLVSKLIQPKRVASKDEDSNGNEVQMVDAALYSITSHKSGFLVQGEDVQNSLKKLELCIRDIEEDLESLYRNLIKNRVSLLNILNH, encoded by the coding sequence ATGGATTCCTTTGCTGCCAACTCCAAGAAATCATTCCACATCCGTTCAAACAGTTTGCCTTCAAAGCCACATCCAGTTGTGGATGAAGTTAACGAACATCTCTGTAGATTGAAGGCCTCTGAAACcacttcttcctcttcttctttgtgcCAAAAACTTGATGGTCTTCAAGATTTACATGATTGCATTGATAAGTTGCTTCTTTTGCCACTCACCCATCAAGCTATTGTTGACAACCAATCAGTCAATGACTTGCTAGAAGGATCTCTCAAGGTCTTGGACGTGTGTGCTTTGGCTAAGGATGTTTTATCACAAATGAAAGAATCTGCACATGAACTCGAGTCGACGTTGCGTAGAAGACGAGGAGACGACATCGTCGGTGACGTTCAGAAGTATTTGAACTCAAGGAAGATGATAAAGAAGGCAATCCACAAGACCTTGAAGGGAATGGAGAGGCCAAGTTTCCAAAAAAGTGATGAAAGTTCAGAAATTGTTAGCTTGTTAAAAGAGGCAGAAGCCATCACATGTAACAGCCTTGAGTCCTTGCTATCATTTGTAGCAGGACCAAAGGTGCCATCAAAGATGGGCAGATGGTCTCTGGTTTCCAAGTTGATTCAACCCAAGAGAGTGGCTAGCAAAGATGAAGACTCAAATGGAAATGAAGTACAAATGGTGGATGCTGCATTGTATTCAATCACCAGCCACAAATCTGGTTTCCTTGTGCAAGGTGAAGATGTGCAGAACTCACTGAAGAAATTGGAGTTGTGTATTCGTGACATCGAAGAAGATCTCGAGAGTCTATATCGAAATCTTATCAAGAATAGAGTCTCCTTGCTTAACATCCTAAATCACTAA
- the LOC111776431 gene encoding uncharacterized protein LOC111776431 — translation MDSFAANSKKSFHIRSNSLPSKPHPVVDEVNEHLCRLKASETTSSSSSLCQKLDGLQDLHDCIDKLLLLPLTHQAIVDNQSVNDLLEGSLKVLDVCALGKDVLSQMKESAHELESTLRRRRGDDIVGDVQKYLNSRKMIKKTIHKVLKGMERPSAQKSDESSEIVSLLKEAEAITCNSLESLLSFVAGPKVPSKMSRWSLVSKLVQPKKVATKDEDSNGNEVQMVDAALYSITTHKSGFLVQVEDVQNLLKKLELCIRDIEEDLESLYRHLIKNRVSLLNILNH, via the coding sequence ATGGATTCCTTTGCTGCCAACTCCAAGAAATCATTCCACATCCGTTCAAACAGTTTGCCCTCAAAGCCACATCCAGTTGTGGATGAAGTTAACGAACATCTCTGTAGATTGAAGGCCTCTGAAACcacttcttcctcttcttctttgtgcCAAAAACTTGATGGTCTTCAAGATTTACATGATTGCATTGATAAGTTGCTTCTTTTGCCGCTCACCCATCAAGCTATTGTTGACAACCAATCAGTCAATGACTTGCTAGAAGGATCTCTCAAGGTCTTGGACGTGTGTGCTTTGGGTAAGGATGTTTTATCACAAATGAAAGAATCTGCACATGAACTCGAGTCGACGTTGCGTAGAAGACGAGGAGACGACATCGTCGGTGACGTTCAGAAGTATTTGAACTCAAGGAAGATGATAAAGAAGACAATCCACAAGGTCTTGAAGGGAATGGAAAGGCCAAGTGCCCAAAAAAGTGATGAAAGTTCAGAAATTGTTAGCTTGTTAAAAGAGGCAGAAGCCATCACATGTAACAGCCTTGAGTCCTTGCTATCATTTGTAGCAGGACCAAAGGTGCCATCAAAGATGAGCAGATGGTCTTTGGTTTCCAAGTTGGTTCAACCCAAGAAAGTGGCTACCAAAGATGAAGACTCAAATGGAAATGAAGTACAAATGGTGGATGCTGCATTGTATTCAATCACCACTCACAAATCTGGTTTCCTTGTGCAAGTAGAAGATGTGCAGAACTTGTTGAAGAAATTGGAGTTGTGTATTCGTGACATCGAAGAAGATCTCGAGAGTCTATATCGACATCTTATCAAGAACAGAGTCTCCTTGCTTAACATCCTAAATCACTAA
- the LOC111811772 gene encoding uncharacterized protein LOC111811772, with translation MDSFAANQKKSFHIRSNSLPSKPHPVVDEVDEHLCRLKASEATSSSASLCQKLDGLQDLHDCIDKLLILPLTHQAIVDNKSVDELLEGSLKLLDLCAMAKDALMQTKESTHELESTLRRRRGDDIVGDVQKYLNSRKMIKKTIHKVLKGIERPSAQKSDESSEIVSLLKEAEAITCNSLESLLSFVAGPKVPSKMSRWSLVSKLVQPKKVASKDEDSNGNEVQMVDAALYSITRKSDFLVQVEDLQNMLRNFESSIHDLEEDLERLFRRLIKNRVSFLNILNH, from the coding sequence ATGGATTCCTTTGCTGCAAACCAAAAGAAATCATTCCACATCCGTTCAAACAGTTTGCCCTCAAAGCCACACCCAGTTGTGGATGAGGTTGATGAACATCTCTGCAGATTGAAGGCCTCTGAAGCCACTTCTTCCTCTGCTTCTTTGTGTCAAAAACTTGATGGTCTTCAAGATTTGCATGATTGCATTGATAAGTTGCTTATTTTGCCACTCACCCATCAAGCTATTGTTGACAACAAATCAGTTGATGAGTTGCTAGAAGGATCTCTCAAGCTCTTGGACTTGTGTGCTATGGCTAAGGATGCATTGAtgcaaacaaaagaaagcacACATGAACTCGAGTCGACTTTGCGTAGAAGACGAGGAGACGACATCGTTGGTGATGTTCAGAAGTATTTGAACTCAAGGAAGATGATAAAGAAGACAATCCACAAGGTCTTGAAGGGAATTGAAAGGCCAAGTGCCCAAAAAAGTGATGAAAGTTCAGAAATTGTTAGCTTGTTAAAAGAGGCAGAAGCCATCACATGTAACAGCCTTGAGTCCTTGCTATCATTTGTAGCAGGACCAAAGGTGCCATCAAAGATGAGCAGATGGTCTTTGGTTTCCAAGTTGGTTCAACCCAAGAAAGTTGCTAGCAAAGATGAAGACTCAAATGGAAATGAAGTACAAATGGTGGATGCTGCATTGTATTCAATCACCAGGAAATCTGATTTCCTTGTTCAAGTTGAAGATTTGCAAAACATGCTGAGAAACTTCGAGTCGAGTATTCATGATCTTGAAGAAGATCTCGAGCGATTATTTAGGCGTCTTATCAAGAATAGAGTCTCCTTTCTTAACATCCTAAATCACTAA
- the LOC111811809 gene encoding cytokinin riboside 5'-monophosphate phosphoribohydrolase LOG5-like isoform X1, translated as MEAMAKSRFKRVCVFCGSSTGKRNCYRDAAIELAQELVSRRLDLVYGGGSIGLMGLVSQAVHRGGRKVIGIIPRTLMNKELTGETVGEVKPVADMHERKAEMARHSDCFIALPGGYGTLEELLEVITWAQLGIHDKPVGLLNVDGYYNYLLTFIDKAVDDGFIKPSQRSIIVSAPNAKELVQKLEQRQCGKLGRSRSSRSSSSNSSHKWGSVPPLCTPR; from the exons ATGGAAGCAATGGCGAAGTCTAGATTCAAAAGGGTTTGTGTCTTTTGTGGGAGTAGTACAGGGAAGAGGAACTGCTATAGAGATGCCGCCATTGAATTAGCTCAAGAGCTT GTCTCAAGAAGATTGGACCTTGTTTATGGCGGTGGAAGTATAGGACTTATGGGTTTGGTATCTCAAGCTGTTCATAGAGGTGGAAGAAAAGTCATTGG GATAATCCCAAGAACATTGATGAACAAAGAG TTAACTGGCGAGACAGTTGGGGAGGTAAAGCCAGTGGCCGACATGCACGAAAGAAAGGCAGAAATGGCCCGCCATTCTGACTGTTTCATAGCTCTCCCAGGTGGCTATGGGACTTTGGAAGAGTTATTGGAAGTAATCACTTGGGCTCAGCTTGGAATTCATGATAAACCA GTCGGTTTGCTGAATGTTGATGGTTATTATAACTatcttttgacttttattgACAAAGCTGTGGATGATGGCTTTATAAAGCCATCTCAGAGAAGCATCATAGTTTCTGCACCAAATGCCAAAGAACTTGTCCAAAAGCTTGAG CAAAGGCAATGTGGGAAGTTGggcagaagcagaagcagccgcagcagcagcagcaacagcagccACAAGTGGGGTTCAGTGCCACCACTATGCACACCGAGATAG
- the LOC111811776 gene encoding NAC domain-containing protein 22-like, whose protein sequence is MTHQTDHLPGFRFHPTEEELLEFYLKHVVSGKGLQFDPIGTLNIYHHDPWELPGLARIGEREWYFFVPRDRKLGGGGRPNRTTKNGYWKATGSDRKIVRLSDPKQLIGLRKTLVFYSGRATRGSKTDWIMNEYRFPDNSPLSKDMVLCKIYRKATSLKVLEQRAAMEEEDAKHFQASSSPPASPFESISFCSQQEEMVPSVIPTHEVLKKELEVAAMVARTKEEKAVEPKFTYTPLQIPSELDKLDMDWSQDLFWSQLNSPWLQTLTPYMLNF, encoded by the exons ATGACACACCAAACTGATCATCTTCCTGGGTTTAGATTCCACCCCACAGAAGAAGAGCTTCTTGAGTTTTATCTGAAACATGTGGTTTCTGGCAAGGGGCTGCAGTTTGATCCTATTGGAACTCTTAATATCTATCATCATGATCCTTGGGAGTTGCCTG GATTGGCAAggattggagagagagagtggtACTTTTTTGTGCCAAGAGATAGGAAGCTTGGTGGGGGTGGGAGGCCTAATAGAACCACCAAAAATGGTTACTGGAAAGCTACTGGATCGGACCGAAAGATTGTTCGGTTATCGGATCCTAAACAACTCATTGGATTGAGAAAGACGCTTGTGTTCTACTCGGGAAGAGCGACTAGAGGAAGCAAGACTGATTGGATCATGAATGAGTATCGTTTTCCTGATAACTCACCATTGTCAAAG GACATGGTACTATGCAAAATCTATAGAAAAGCAACTTCCTTGAAAGTGCTAGAGCAAAGGGCAGCCATGGAGGAGGAAGATGCTAAGCATTTTCAGGCTTCCTCTTCACCACCTGCATCACCATTTGAGTCCATTTCCTTTTGCAGCCAACAGGAAGAAATGGTTCCTTCTGTAATCCCAACCCATGAAGTTCTCAAGAAAGAACTAGAAGTGGCAGCCATGGTGGCTAGAACAAAGGAAGAGAAAGCAGTGGAGCCAAAATTTACCTATACACCTTTGCAAATCCCATCAGAGCTGGATAAACTGGACATGGACTGGTCCCAAGACCTATTTTGGAGTCAACTTAACAGTCCATGGCTTCAAACTTTGACCCCATACATGCTTAATTTCTAA
- the LOC111776429 gene encoding uncharacterized protein LOC111776429: MDSFAANSKKSFHIRSNSLPSKPHPVVDEVNEHLCRLKASETTSSSSSLCQKLDGLQDLHDCIDKLLLLPLTHQAIVDNQSVNDLLEGSLKVLDVCALGKDVLSQMKESAHELESTLRRRRGDDIVGDVQKYLNSRKMIKKTIHKVLKGMERPSAQKSDESSEIVSLLKEAEAITCNSLESLLSFVAGPKVPSKMSPTVADIYHFSGVI, translated from the coding sequence ATGGATTCCTTTGCTGCCAACTCCAAGAAATCATTCCACATCCGTTCAAACAGTTTGCCCTCAAAGCCACATCCAGTTGTGGATGAAGTTAACGAACATCTCTGTAGATTGAAGGCCTCTGAAACcacttcttcctcttcttctttgtgcCAAAAACTTGATGGTCTTCAAGATTTACATGATTGCATTGATAAGTTGCTTCTTTTGCCGCTCACCCATCAAGCTATTGTTGACAACCAATCAGTCAATGACTTGCTAGAAGGATCTCTCAAGGTCTTGGACGTGTGTGCTTTGGGTAAGGATGTTTTATCACAAATGAAAGAATCTGCACATGAACTCGAGTCGACGTTGCGTAGAAGACGAGGAGACGACATCGTCGGTGACGTTCAGAAGTATTTGAACTCAAGGAAGATGATAAAGAAGACAATCCACAAGGTCTTGAAGGGAATGGAGAGGCCAAGTGCCCAAAAAAGTGATGAAAGTTCAGAAATTGTTAGCTTGTTAAAAGAGGCAGAAGCCATCACATGTAACAGCCTTGAGTCCTTGCTATCATTTGTAGCAGGACCAAAGGTGCCATCAAAGATGTCCCCCACAGTGGCAGacatatatcatttttcaggtgTAATTTAA
- the LOC111776425 gene encoding uncharacterized protein LOC111776425 gives MAGFPSSKQTKYHTRSNSLPSRPHPLISQCDEHLTRLRDFDSSSSSSSSISQQLCGLEDLHECVQKLLLLPSIQEAFVRQCGEKWFNELLDGSLRLLDMCSSAKDALIHTKECVRELNSAIRRRSETTNEIKKYLASRKVVKRAIQKALNTNRSIDTKRNTTVGSDNNVIAMVSLLEEVEAISLGLFESLLLLISGKKTKTKTKSSWSILSVMHSKREVCPEVEAELNEFSNMDNALNSVTYQKPSKGKDTTQAFENVQNHLEKLELGTRDLERTIERVFRRLIKTRVSLLNILSN, from the coding sequence ATGGCTGGCTTTCCTTCAAGCAAGCAAACCAAATACCATACTCGCTCAAACAGCTTGCCATCAAGACCACACCCTCTCATTTCACAATGTGATGAGCACTTGACTAGACTAAGAGACTTCGattcgtcgtcgtcgtcatccTCGTCCATAAGCCAACAGCTTTGTGGCCTAGAGGATTTGCACGAATGCGTCCAAAAGTTACTCTTGCTACCCTCCATTCAAGAAGCTTTTGTTAGACAATGTGGAGAGAAATGGTTTAATGAGTTGTTGGATGGATCTCTTAGGCTGCTTGATATGTGCAGCTCAGCTAAGGATGCTTTGATCCACACAAAGGAATGTGTTCGTGAGCTTAACTCGGCGATTCGACGAAGATCCGAGACGACAAATGAGATCAAGAAATATTTAGCCTCTAGAAAAGTTGTAAAGAGAGCAATCCAAAAAGCTCTTAATACTAATCGGAGCATCGACACGAAAAGAAACACGACGGTCGGTAGTGACAACAACGTTATAGCCATGGTTAGCTTGTTGGAAGAGGTGGAAGCAATTAGTCTTGGACTTTTTGAGTCCTTACTTTTGCTTATCTCagggaagaaaacaaagacaAAGACAAAGTCTAGTTGGTCAATTCTTAGTGTAATGCATAGCAAGAGAGAAGTGTGTCCTGAAGTAGAGGCAGAACTCAATGAATTTTCCAATATGGACAATGCATTGAACTCTGTTACATACCAAAAGCCAAGCAAAGGCAAGGACACTACTCAAGCGTTTGAGAATGTCCAAAACCATCTTGAAAAGTTGGAGCTAGGCACTCGAGATTTGGAACGAACAATCGAGCGCGTGTTTCGACGATTGATCAAAACTAGAGTATCCCTCCTCAACATTCTTAGCAACTAG
- the LOC111811809 gene encoding cytokinin riboside 5'-monophosphate phosphoribohydrolase LOG5-like isoform X2, translating to MEAMAKSRFKRVCVFCGSSTGKRNCYRDAAIELAQELVSRRLDLVYGGGSIGLMGLVSQAVHRGGRKVIGIIPRTLMNKELTGETVGEVKPVADMHERKAEMARHSDCFIALPGGYGTLEELLEVITWAQLGIHDKPVGLLNVDGYYNYLLTFIDKAVDDGFIKPSQRSIIVSAPNAKELVQKLEEYVPVHDGVIAKAMWEVGQKQKQPQQQQQQQPQVGFSATTMHTEIAL from the exons ATGGAAGCAATGGCGAAGTCTAGATTCAAAAGGGTTTGTGTCTTTTGTGGGAGTAGTACAGGGAAGAGGAACTGCTATAGAGATGCCGCCATTGAATTAGCTCAAGAGCTT GTCTCAAGAAGATTGGACCTTGTTTATGGCGGTGGAAGTATAGGACTTATGGGTTTGGTATCTCAAGCTGTTCATAGAGGTGGAAGAAAAGTCATTGG GATAATCCCAAGAACATTGATGAACAAAGAG TTAACTGGCGAGACAGTTGGGGAGGTAAAGCCAGTGGCCGACATGCACGAAAGAAAGGCAGAAATGGCCCGCCATTCTGACTGTTTCATAGCTCTCCCAGGTGGCTATGGGACTTTGGAAGAGTTATTGGAAGTAATCACTTGGGCTCAGCTTGGAATTCATGATAAACCA GTCGGTTTGCTGAATGTTGATGGTTATTATAACTatcttttgacttttattgACAAAGCTGTGGATGATGGCTTTATAAAGCCATCTCAGAGAAGCATCATAGTTTCTGCACCAAATGCCAAAGAACTTGTCCAAAAGCTTGAG GAATATGTACCTGTTCATGATGGGGTGATAGCAAAGGCAATGTGGGAAGTTGggcagaagcagaagcagccgcagcagcagcagcaacagcagccACAAGTGGGGTTCAGTGCCACCACTATGCACACCGAGATAGCCCTCTAA
- the LOC111776427 gene encoding uncharacterized protein LOC111776427, translating into MDSFATNAQKSFHIRSNSLPSKPHPVVDEVDEHLCRLKACEATSSSSSLCQKLDGLQDLHDCIEKLLVLPLTHQAIVDNKSVDELLEGSLKLLDLCTMAKDMISQMKECAHELESSLRRRRGDDIVVDVQKYMNSRKMMKKAIHKALKGMERTSSQKSNENSEIVSLLKETEAVTYSTIESLLSFLAGPKLASKMNRWSLVSKLMQSKRVACKDGNEVEMVDAALYSIINHKFDILVQGEDVQNSLKKLELCIRDIEEDLESLYRRLIKNRVAFLNILNY; encoded by the coding sequence atggattcCTTTGCTACAAACGCACAGAAATCATTCCACATCCGTTCAAACAGTTTGCCTTCAAAGCCACATCCAGTTGTGGATGAAGTTGATGAACATCTCTGCAGATTGAAGGCCTGTGAAGCcacttcttcatcttcttctttgtgtCAAAAACTTGATGGGCTTCAAGATTTGCATGATTGCATTGAGAAGTTGCTTGTTTTGCCACTCACCCATCAAGCTATTGTTGACAACAAATCAGTTGATGAGTTGCTAGAAGGATCTCTCAAGCTCTTGGATTTGTGTACTATGGCTAAGGATATGATATCACAGATGAAAGAATGTGCACATGAACTCGAGTCATCGTTGCgcagaagaagaggagatgaCATTGTAGTTGATGTTCAAAAGTATATGAACTCaaggaagatgatgaagaaggcAATCCACAAGGCCTTGAAGGGAATGGAAAGAACAAGTTCCCAAAAAAGCAATGAAAATTCAGAGATTGTCAGTTTATTAAAAGAGACAGAAGCGGTCACATATAGCACCATTGAGTCCTTGTTGTCCTTTCTAGCTGGACCAAAGTTGGCATCAAAGATGAACAGATGGTCTTTGGTTTCTAAGTTGATGCAATCTAAGAGAGTTGCCTGCAAAGATGGAAATGAAGTAGAGATGGTGGATGCTGCATTATATTCAATCATCAATCACAAATTTGATATCCTTGTGCAAGGTGAAGATGTGCAGAACTCACTGAAGAAATTGGAGTTGTGTATTCGTGACATTGAAGAAGATCTCGAGAGTCTATATCGACGTCTTATCAAGAACAGAGTCGCTTTTCTTAACATCCTAAATTACTAA